In one Nicotiana sylvestris chromosome 8, ASM39365v2, whole genome shotgun sequence genomic region, the following are encoded:
- the LOC104223406 gene encoding protein CURVATURE THYLAKOID 1B, chloroplastic — protein MASTTSPSLTLSSSSTLVDGKTTRQSAAAASSQCVTLPTLPPPPAVQSRAARTTAYCRKIARNVVAMATSTGEVATTTEASSADMATTELPSELLQKIQEAWDKLDDKYAVSSLGVAALLLLWSSTGVISAIDRLPLIPGVLELVGIGYTGWFAYKNLVFKPDREALISKIKDLYKEVIGSS, from the exons ATGGCCTCAACTACCTCCCCTTCACTTACTCTTTCCTCTTCATCGACTTTGGTCGACGGCAAGACAACTCGTCAGTCAGCTGCTGCTGCGTCCTCCCAATGTGTCACCCTACCGACCCTCCCTCCCCCACCTGCCGTCCAAAGCCGTGCTGCCAGAACCACTGCCTACT GTCGTAAGATTGCAAGGAATGTAGTCGCAATGGCAACGTCTACTGGAGAGGTTGCAACTACTACAGAGGCATCATCAGCTGATATGGCAACCACTGAGTTACCATCTGAGCTTCTCCAAAAAATTCAAGAAGCT TGGGACAAACTTGACGATAAGTACGCAGTCAGCTCACTCGGTGTTGCTGCACTACTTCTACTATGGAGCTCCACTGGAGTTATCTCG GCAATTGACAGGCTTCCTCTGATTCCTGGTGTTCTTGAGCTTGTAGGAATTGGTTACACCGGT TGGTTTGCTTACAAGAACTTGGTCTTCAAACCAGACAG AGAAGCTTTGATATCAAAGATCAAGGATTTGTACAAGGAAGTAATTGGGAGCAGCTGA